In the Malus domestica chromosome 16, GDT2T_hap1 genome, one interval contains:
- the LOC103431838 gene encoding uncharacterized protein, with protein MIPLQVHHLPPPFLISQTTPLHSLSPTSQTVKFSPKPNPFSSSPILLSNPPCKFLRAAGIQTSSLCRNEEESTEISTELEDLSPDGVVYKKTLALVECSMFAALTGLVYFLSNSLAIEDYFGCFFSLPIVITSMRWGIATGRKTMVATTMLLLVLSGPVKALTYLLKHGLVGFTMGSLWRLGANWSLSIFLCTIVRSLGAVGYVLISSFLISENILALITINIHASLTFIFTASGIYSVPSMEAIYALFGTLVLINSGSFMFLLHLLYSVFLTRLGMKASLRLPRWLEKAI; from the exons ATGATTCCTCTGCAAGTCCACCACCTCCCCCCACCTTTCCTCATTTCCCAAACTACCCctctccactctctctctcccacctCTCAAACTGTCAAATTTTCCCCCAAGCCGAACCCCTTTTCGTCTTCCCCAATTTTGCTGTCCAACCCCCCCTGCAAATTTCTCAGGGCAGCAGGAATCCAAACGTCGTCTCTTTGTAGAAATGAGGAAGAAAGCACTGAAATTTCGACCGAGCTCGAAGACTTGTCGCCGGACGGCGTCGTTTATAAGAAGACGTTAGCGTTGGTGGAGTGCTCCATGTTTGCTGCTCTCACTGGCCTGGTGTACTTCCTCAGCAATTCTCTCGCAATTGAG GATTACTTTGGCTGCTTCTTCTCGCTGCCGATAGTGATCACCTCAATGAGGTGGGGCATCGCTACTGGAAGAAAAACTATG GTTGCAACAACTATGCTATTGCTAGTCTTGTCTGGTCCGGTGAAAGCCTTAACCTATTTG CTTAAGCACGGTTTAGTTGGTTTTACAATGGGAAGTTTATGGAG GTTAGGAGCAAACTGGAGTCTTTCAATTTTCTTGTGCACAATT GTTCGATCACTGGGTGCGGTAGGGTATGTCTTGATATCGTCATTCTTGATAAGCGAAAACATACTTGCTTTG ATCACTATAAACATTCATGCTTCTCTAACATTCATATTTACTGCATCGGGCATCTATTCAGTCCCGTCAATGGAAGCGATTTATGCCTTGTTTGGCACTCTG GTATTGATTAATAGCGGATCCTTCATGTTCTTGCTCCACCTATTGTATTCGGTGTTCCTTACGAGGCTCGGGATGAAAGCATCATTACGATTGCCAAGATGGCTGGAGAAGGCTATATAA
- the LOC103431835 gene encoding uncharacterized protein — protein MKERGKAVETAHDNIDMEYYSSSEMPCRRHPNSSSVGICAFCLKDRLLQLVCSDCGEQRLSSCSCSAVSSNRNSTVEVGSVGRVSFLIENEKHESLQKPNKTQEKEDVVVLRRSSSSCVEIKKSNFWRFGRFFRKKRSEKDGGNTSVGGFDEKSEMWLVDHMGVSRSRSLCSFRGGALLGSEDGGEHLMVSAARSSISAARSSSVTTVGMVLDSGRKSGFSEGRKSGFSEGRKSGFSEGRRSGFSEAEPRKSGFDGEKKDEVVGFTGATKRVFSLKESDFGMDESGFIDLKLDYAADSKPEFSGMRMRSIADGETVFGSMRRSEFVGGECDVGSFGIFRHGGSCRLTVDERGIKRGRKSLKGWRWIFRHHPSWGSSRKKDEDLMFKT, from the coding sequence ATGAAAGAGAGAGGCAAAGCTGTGGAAACAGCTCACGACAATATCGACATGGAGTACTACTCTTCGTCCGAAATGCCGTGTCGAAGACACCCAAATTCGTCTTCCGTCGGGATATGCGCATTCTGTCTAAAAGATCGTCTACTCCAGCTGGTCTGCTCCGACTGCGGCGAGCAGCGCCTCTCTTCCTGCTCCTGCTCCGCCGTCTCGTCAAACCGCAACTCCACCGTGGAGGTCGGCAGCGTCGGCAGAGTCTCGTTTCTGATCGAGAACGAAAAGCACGAGTCTttacaaaaacccaacaaaacccAAGAGAAAGAAGACGTCGTGGTGCTCCGGagaagcagcagcagctgcGTAGAGATCAAGAAAAGTAATTTTTGGAGATTTGGGAGGTTTTTTCGGAAGAAGAGATCGGAAAAAGATGGTGGGAATACGAGTGTTGGTGGGTTTGACGAGAAAAGTGAGATGTGGCTGGTGGATCATATGGGGGTGTCGAGATCAAGGTCTCTCTGCAGTTTCAGAGGTGGGGCACTCTTAGGATCGGAGGACGGCGGAGAACATTTGATGGTTTCCGCCGCCAGGAGCTCCATTTCTGCTGCCAGAAGCTCCAGCGTTACTACTGTCGGAATGGTTCTGGATTCTGGAAGAAAGAGTGGATTTAGTGAGGGGAGAAAGAGTGGATTCAGTGAGGGGAGAAAGAGTGGATTCAGTGAAGGGAGAAGGAGCGGATTTAGTGAAGCGGAGCCGAGAAAAAGCGGTTTCGATGGTGAAAAGAAAGATGAAGTTGTAGGGTTTACCGGGGCAACGAAACGCGTTTTTTCGCTGAAGGAGAGTGATTTCGGCATGGATGAATCGGGGTTTATCGATTTGAAGCTCGATTACGCGGCGGATTCGAAGCCAGAGTTTTCTGGCATGAGGATGAGGAGCATTGCAGATGGAGAGACTGTTTTTGGGAGCATGAGAAGGAGTGAGTTTGTGGGAGGTGAATGTGATGTGGGATCATTTGGTATTTTCAGACATGGTGGTTCTTGTAGATTGACAGTGGATGAGAGGGGGATAAAGAGGGGGAGGAAAAGTTTGAAGGGATGGAGGTGGATTTTCAGGCATCATCCAAGCTGGGGAAGTAGTAGGAAGAAAGATGAAGATTTAATGTTCAAAACTTAA
- the LOC103431834 gene encoding uncharacterized protein — protein MYVTRRLSMYKRSPDDLSLPPPEGPNSGILVIKDEETTCCFGLSNIDMIKELPLPQNKSLELYYAVGFYPNRELQFHSVFFIPVLGQPLSSNRYYAVYPFGKDRGEGYTSANEYSMDMETCCFDSCTKDVLPQRFDPNNMYQQYKINLHKKVINISGGFVARSMAKDGFPPQALWRRGWKLRSSTSPGFELGDAPGLDTALRARLPDFNFPLKNVVVGKWYCPFMFVNEGTPKTLIDIRNRSMYYEMTLEQRWEEVFVKDHSFQCGEGNAARVDFVVQSEVVMVGGMEGRCDGKKVGDDDGLVLYRSLNNVGQETRVGVSVAIFERMKWEQGRVGWVGGEEGTVRVERVEDYGGVGERKKLGFFVLVERFALKRMNGDLVFSHDFRHAHQIRTKWE, from the exons ATGTATGTGACAAGGCGTCTATCGATGTACAAAAGGTCTCCTGATGATCTCTCACTGCCTCCGCCGGAGGGTCCAAACTCCGGCATTCTTGTCATCAAAGACGAAGAAACGACATGCTGTTTCGGGTTGTCGAATATCGATATGATTAAAGAGCTGCCTCTCCCCCAGAACAAGAGCCTTGAGCTTTACTATGCCGTTGGGTTTTATCCCAACAGAGAGCTTCAGTTCCACAGTGTTTTCTTCATCCCAGTTCTTGGTCAGCCCCTGTCTTCCAACCGCTACTATGCAGTATATCCATTTGGGAAGGATAGAgg ggAAGGGTACACAAGCGCAAACGAGTATTCCATGGACATGGAAACATGCTGCTTCGACAGCTGCACCAAGGACGTACTACCGCAACGTTTTGATCCCAATAACATGTATCAGCAATACAAGATTAATCTTCACAAAAAAGTTATCAATATTTCAGGTGGTTTTGTGGCCAGATCAATGGCTAAAGATGGGTTCCCTCCACAGGCATTGTGGAGGAGAGGGTGGAAACTCAGAAGCTCAACATCGCCCGGATTTGAACTAGGTGATGCACCGGGCCTAGACACCGCCCTACGTGCCCGTCTCCCGGATTTTAATTTCCCACTAAAGAATGTGGTTGTAGGGAAATGGTACTGTCCATTCATGTTTGTTAACGAAGGGACACCGAAAACGTTGATAGACATAAGGAACAGATCAATGTACTATGAGATGACACTTGAGCAGAGGTGGGAAGAAGTATTTGTGAAGGATCATAGTTTTCAATGCGGTGAAGGCAATGCTGCGCGTGTGGATTTTGTTGTGCAAAGTGAAGTGGTTATGGTTGGAGGGATGGAAGGCAGGTGTGATGGGAAAAAGGTGGGGGATGATGATGGGTTGGTGTTGTATAGGAGTTTGAACAATGTTGGGCAAGAGACAAGGGTGGGGGTGAGTGTAGCAATTTTTGAGAGGATGAAGTGGGAGCAAGGGAGGGTTGGGTGGGTGGGGGGAGAAGAAGGGACAGTGAGAGTTGAGAGGGTAGAGGACTATGGAGGGGTGGGTGAGCGGAAGAAGTTAGGATTTTTTGTATTGGTTGAGAGGTTTGCTTTGAAGAGAATGAATGGGGACTTGGTTTTTAGTCATGATTTTAGGCACGCTCATCAGATTAGGACTAAATGGGAATGA